In Candidatus Cohnella colombiensis, one DNA window encodes the following:
- a CDS encoding universal stress protein: MLYSNIVVAFDGSKAASKALDKAVELVKLLPDTKLTVVHSYDFPRLYIADGFVSAPVSVNQDYYELAEKTLEDAKSRLVEAGVKAEVVLLRGGAAEVILDYVKKNGSDLIVVGSRGLGGIREFVLGSVSHNIVQHATIPVLVVK, from the coding sequence ATGCTGTACTCTAACATTGTAGTCGCATTCGATGGATCCAAAGCAGCAAGTAAGGCGCTAGACAAAGCAGTTGAACTAGTTAAGTTACTTCCAGATACCAAGCTGACAGTTGTGCATAGCTATGATTTTCCAAGGTTGTACATCGCGGATGGCTTTGTATCAGCGCCTGTAAGTGTGAACCAGGACTATTATGAATTGGCGGAAAAGACGTTAGAAGATGCGAAATCCCGACTAGTAGAAGCCGGAGTGAAGGCTGAGGTTGTACTATTGCGCGGTGGAGCTGCTGAAGTTATTCTCGATTACGTGAAGAAAAATGGTTCTGATCTGATTGTAGTTGGTAGCCGTGGATTGGGCGGGATTCGTGAATTTGTGCTCGGTAGTGTGAGCCATAACATTGTGCAACATGCAACGATTCCGGTTCTCGTAGTGAAATAG
- a CDS encoding YbjQ family protein codes for MLVVTTENIAGHRIDRVIGQTFGVVVRSRGLGGNITASIRSIFGGEIKEYTEMIEDARKQAIDRMIQNAHAMGANAIVMMRFDSGEIGQTMSEIVAYGTAVVIVRE; via the coding sequence ATGTTAGTCGTTACAACAGAAAATATTGCAGGGCATCGCATCGATCGTGTAATAGGGCAAACATTTGGTGTAGTTGTAAGAAGCCGAGGTTTAGGAGGCAATATTACCGCATCTATTCGTAGCATCTTTGGTGGTGAGATTAAGGAATATACGGAAATGATTGAGGATGCGCGCAAGCAAGCGATCGATCGGATGATACAGAACGCACATGCGATGGGCGCGAATGCAATTGTCATGATGCGCTTCGATTCAGGAGAGATCGGCCAGACAATGTCAGAGATCGTCGCATACGGAACAGCAGTTGTGATTGTGAGGGAATAG
- the katA gene encoding catalase KatA, whose protein sequence is MSTENRKLTTSTGAPVGDNQNSLTAGRRGPTLIQDVHLLEKLAHFNRERVPERVVHAKGAGAHGYFQVTNDVTQYTKAAFLSEVGKKTPMFIRFSTVAGELGSADTVRDPRGFSVKFYTEEGNFDIVGNNTPVFFIRDAIKFPDFIHTQKRHPQTHLKNPTAVWDFWSLSPESLHQVTILMSDRGIPATLRHTHGYGSHTFKWVNADGNGVWVKYHFRTEQGIKNLDVNLAAKLAGENPDYHTEDLFNAIDKGDFPAWTLSIQVMPFEDADTYRFDPFDVTKVWSQKDYPLIEVGRMVLNRNPENYFAEVEQATFSPGNFVPGIEASPDKMLQGRLFAYADAHRYRVGANHNTLPINKPIAEVNNNQRDGAMRPDSNGGSGVYYEPNSFGGAKESPADRISPYEVSGHVDSVAYDHDDHYTQAGDLYRLLSAEERARLVANIVGAMKPVERDDIKLRQIAHFYKADPEYGQKVAEGLGLAVPTV, encoded by the coding sequence TTGAGTACAGAAAACAGGAAGCTAACGACTAGCACAGGAGCTCCAGTAGGCGACAATCAGAACTCTCTAACAGCTGGCAGACGTGGTCCGACACTCATTCAAGACGTTCACCTTCTGGAAAAATTGGCGCATTTTAACCGTGAACGTGTACCTGAGCGTGTCGTTCATGCGAAAGGTGCGGGCGCACACGGATATTTCCAGGTTACGAACGATGTAACACAATATACAAAGGCAGCTTTCCTTTCTGAAGTAGGTAAGAAAACGCCGATGTTCATTCGTTTCTCCACTGTTGCAGGTGAGCTGGGCTCCGCAGATACAGTACGTGACCCACGTGGATTTTCAGTTAAGTTCTACACAGAAGAAGGCAACTTTGATATCGTAGGTAACAATACGCCAGTATTTTTCATCCGTGATGCGATCAAGTTCCCAGACTTTATTCATACACAAAAACGTCATCCGCAAACACACCTGAAAAACCCTACCGCAGTATGGGATTTCTGGTCGTTGTCTCCGGAATCTTTGCATCAAGTGACGATCCTCATGTCTGACCGCGGTATTCCTGCAACACTAAGACATACGCACGGTTATGGAAGTCACACATTCAAATGGGTTAACGCTGATGGTAACGGTGTATGGGTGAAATATCACTTCCGTACTGAGCAAGGCATAAAGAACCTAGATGTTAACTTGGCAGCAAAGCTCGCAGGTGAAAATCCTGATTACCATACAGAAGACCTGTTCAATGCGATCGACAAGGGTGATTTCCCAGCTTGGACATTGTCCATTCAAGTGATGCCGTTCGAAGATGCAGATACGTACCGTTTCGATCCGTTCGATGTAACGAAAGTGTGGTCTCAAAAGGACTATCCATTGATTGAGGTTGGTCGTATGGTTTTGAATAGAAACCCAGAAAACTACTTTGCTGAAGTTGAGCAAGCGACGTTCTCCCCAGGTAATTTCGTGCCGGGTATCGAAGCTTCTCCAGATAAAATGCTTCAAGGTCGTTTGTTCGCATATGCAGATGCGCATCGTTATCGTGTAGGTGCAAACCATAATACATTGCCGATCAACAAGCCAATTGCAGAAGTGAACAACAATCAACGTGATGGCGCAATGCGTCCAGACAGCAACGGAGGTTCGGGAGTTTACTACGAGCCGAACAGCTTTGGTGGTGCGAAGGAATCCCCCGCGGATCGCATTTCACCATACGAAGTATCCGGTCATGTGGATAGTGTTGCTTATGATCACGACGATCACTACACACAAGCAGGTGATTTGTATCGCTTGTTGTCAGCGGAAGAGCGCGCTCGCTTGGTTGCGAACATTGTAGGCGCAATGAAGCCAGTGGAGAGAGACGATATTAAGCTGCGTCAAATCGCACACTTCTACAAAGCAGATCCTGAATACGGACAAAAAGTTGCAGAAGGACTTGGTTTGGCAGTACCAACGGTATAA
- a CDS encoding DMT family transporter, with protein MWLIYALSAALCFGLRAILYQISSQKPLDRNLMLLGVFTLGAIVTFTANFFVMQPWNSGALIGVFMGISSYLANSSLYKGFAVGKPSLVAIFTALPPAVVLIVAYILWNETINHAQISSFVLIMLGILIIRYTNDLTLSDLKGIQWAVIAMLAFAITDLSSKQSQLLGGGVLPTLSLMFITGTVLFFFSWWRQRELVNRSSVKMWSARRTFLWGMIVGTTHVSGMILVLPAFKLGATGLVSAVLAANVLLFLLFSRFYLKEQFTRLQLLGISLAFIGVMLLRLLE; from the coding sequence TTGTGGTTAATTTACGCGCTATCTGCAGCATTATGCTTCGGACTTCGAGCTATTCTTTATCAGATTTCTTCTCAAAAACCGCTTGATCGCAATCTTATGTTGCTTGGAGTGTTTACACTTGGGGCAATCGTTACGTTCACTGCCAATTTCTTTGTGATGCAGCCATGGAATTCGGGAGCTCTGATCGGTGTATTTATGGGCATCTCCTCTTACTTGGCGAACTCTTCCTTGTATAAGGGATTTGCAGTCGGCAAGCCCTCACTCGTCGCGATTTTCACTGCACTTCCTCCTGCTGTCGTTCTCATTGTTGCTTACATATTGTGGAATGAGACAATTAATCATGCACAGATTAGTTCATTCGTCTTGATCATGCTCGGGATTCTCATTATTCGTTATACGAATGATCTGACACTGTCCGATCTAAAAGGTATTCAGTGGGCAGTTATAGCGATGCTCGCATTTGCGATTACCGATCTATCCTCGAAGCAATCTCAGCTGCTAGGCGGAGGCGTCCTTCCGACGCTATCGTTAATGTTCATAACAGGGACAGTTTTATTTTTCTTCTCTTGGTGGAGGCAACGAGAGCTTGTAAATCGTTCATCCGTAAAAATGTGGTCTGCCCGCCGCACCTTCCTATGGGGGATGATAGTAGGAACCACTCACGTTTCTGGGATGATTCTAGTGTTACCTGCATTTAAGTTAGGTGCCACCGGACTTGTATCTGCAGTGCTAGCTGCGAATGTTCTCTTATTCCTCTTGTTCTCGCGATTTTATTTAAAAGAACAATTCACACGCTTGCAGCTATTGGGGATTTCATTGGCCTTTATCGGGGTGATGTTGCTGCGGTTACTGGAATAG
- a CDS encoding exodeoxyribonuclease III: MKFVSWNVNGLRASLNKGFLDYFKETDADIFCVQETKLQEGQINLDLGESYEQYWNYAVKKGYSGTAIFTRIRPLSVRYGMEEDFESEGRIITLEFEHFYFITVYTPNAKRDLSRLEERLVWEDRFRHYLQQLDKQKPVIACGDLNVAHQEIDIKNAKSNHGNSGFTKEEREKMTNLLDAGFIDTYRHLYPERTDIYSWWSNMPGVRARNVGWRIDYFIASARLASSITDAQIDCDILGSDHCPITLTITS; encoded by the coding sequence GTGAAGTTCGTCTCATGGAATGTCAACGGTTTAAGGGCCAGTTTGAACAAAGGCTTTCTCGACTACTTTAAGGAAACGGATGCTGACATCTTCTGCGTCCAGGAAACGAAGCTACAGGAAGGGCAAATCAACCTAGACCTCGGTGAAAGCTATGAACAATATTGGAATTATGCTGTTAAAAAAGGTTACTCAGGAACAGCTATCTTTACGAGGATCAGGCCTCTTTCTGTGCGCTATGGGATGGAGGAAGATTTCGAGTCTGAGGGTCGGATCATCACTTTGGAGTTTGAACACTTTTACTTTATAACCGTATATACGCCGAATGCGAAACGCGACTTGTCACGACTAGAGGAGCGTCTCGTCTGGGAAGATCGCTTCCGCCATTATTTGCAACAGTTAGATAAGCAAAAACCCGTTATCGCATGCGGGGATCTTAATGTTGCTCATCAAGAAATTGATATTAAGAACGCGAAATCCAATCATGGTAATTCTGGGTTTACAAAGGAGGAACGCGAAAAGATGACGAACCTGCTGGATGCAGGCTTCATCGACACCTACCGACACCTATATCCAGAACGAACCGACATCTATTCGTGGTGGTCCAATATGCCTGGTGTGAGAGCACGCAATGTCGGATGGCGCATCGACTATTTTATCGCATCTGCTAGACTTGCATCTTCCATTACCGACGCTCAGATCGATTGCGACATTCTTGGCAGCGACCACTGCCCGATTACGTTGACAATTACGAGCTAA
- a CDS encoding trans-2-enoyl-CoA reductase family protein has translation MIIKPRTRGFICTTAHPEGCAQQVQEQIQYVGGQPHLQNGPRNVLVIGASAGYGLSARIVAAFGAGATTVGIYRKSEAAKGRTASAGWYNSTAFEHAAAKAGLKSFSVTGDAFTDETKAKAVELIRKEIGQVDLVIYSVATARRIDPETGETANSVLKPISDSYTNKTVNFHTGEVSLVTLEPATESETKDTVTVMGGDDWQRWIDALQQGGVLADDATTISYSYIGSQITQDIYRAGTIGRAKDHLEATAQHLHEQLNATGGRAYVTVSKALVTQSSSAIPVVPLYVSALYKVMKEKGLHENTIQQTYRLFADRLYSSTGTVPLDEEGRIRIDDWELRDDVQAEVTEIWNAITSDNIDQLTDLDGYRREFFQLFGFETEGVDYEADVDPNVVAPNIY, from the coding sequence ATGATCATCAAGCCTAGAACTCGCGGCTTTATATGCACGACTGCACATCCAGAGGGCTGTGCGCAGCAAGTACAGGAGCAAATTCAATATGTTGGAGGGCAGCCTCACCTACAAAACGGTCCGCGCAACGTACTCGTGATCGGCGCTTCGGCCGGTTATGGACTTTCAGCGCGGATAGTCGCTGCTTTCGGTGCCGGGGCAACTACGGTAGGCATCTACCGTAAAAGTGAAGCTGCTAAAGGTCGCACCGCCTCTGCAGGCTGGTACAATTCAACTGCTTTCGAGCACGCAGCAGCCAAAGCAGGCCTGAAATCTTTTAGCGTCACCGGTGATGCATTTACCGACGAGACAAAGGCTAAGGCGGTCGAGCTCATTCGCAAGGAAATTGGACAAGTCGACCTTGTCATCTATAGTGTGGCAACTGCGCGTAGAATCGATCCTGAAACCGGAGAAACCGCCAATTCCGTGCTTAAACCCATCAGCGATTCTTACACGAACAAAACCGTCAATTTCCACACCGGTGAAGTAAGTCTGGTTACGCTAGAGCCGGCAACAGAGTCTGAGACTAAAGATACCGTAACTGTTATGGGTGGCGATGATTGGCAACGATGGATTGATGCTTTACAACAGGGTGGTGTACTCGCCGACGATGCTACGACAATTTCCTATTCTTATATCGGATCGCAAATTACACAGGACATCTATCGTGCGGGTACGATCGGTCGAGCGAAGGATCACTTAGAAGCAACCGCGCAGCATCTTCATGAACAGCTAAACGCGACTGGCGGGCGCGCCTACGTCACTGTCAGCAAAGCGCTCGTTACGCAATCCAGCTCAGCGATTCCTGTCGTCCCACTCTATGTGTCCGCACTCTATAAAGTAATGAAAGAAAAGGGACTGCACGAAAACACCATCCAGCAAACGTACCGCCTTTTCGCAGATCGTCTATACAGTTCGACCGGCACTGTTCCACTCGACGAGGAAGGACGCATTCGGATCGACGATTGGGAGCTACGTGACGATGTACAAGCCGAGGTCACTGAAATCTGGAACGCGATTACATCCGATAATATTGATCAGCTCACAGACCTGGACGGATATCGTCGCGAATTTTTTCAGCTATTTGGCTTTGAAACAGAAGGCGTCGATTACGAAGCCGATGTAGATCCGAATGTGGTGGCACCGAACATTTACTAG
- a CDS encoding ABC-F family ATP-binding cassette domain-containing protein translates to MHLMSVENISKSYTEKMLFENVTFGVESGDKIGIIGVNGTGKSTLLKVIAGLEQPDTGNISMGRSVKLRMLSQDPIFAAEETALEHVLGGDSPQLEAVREHAELLLALELKPNDEALQQRLIVVNQHMDELNAWELESEAKSVLTKLGIEQYNVKVATLSGGQRKRVAMAAALLQSSDILILDEPTNHIDNDSVAWLESMLQKRKGALLMITHDRYFLDRVSNRVIELDQGKAYFYEANYSRFLELKLEREERESATEAKRQNLLRNELAWIRRGAQARSTKQKARIDRFEALKAQTPKASGGKLDVSVVSARLGRKIIEIEHMTKRFGERTLIRDLSYIAVPEDRVGIVGRNGSGKSTLLKLIAGMLTPDEGTVELGSTVKLGWFSQEHEEMNESLRVMEYIREGAEQVKLLDGSTLSAGQMLERFLFSSDMQWTVISKLSGGEKRRLQLLRVLMNAPNVLLLDEPTNDLDIATLTVLEDYLDDYLGVVLTVSHDRYFLDRIADRILAFEGEGVITHHTGNYTDYQAYAAKQEQAESALQKPSVEATSAVTDSSRTDGRGRALKMSFKDQRDFEQIDGWIADTEAAITSVAAQMELASSDSVRLQELASEQQGLEQKLDQLLERWTELNELAEQIELNKK, encoded by the coding sequence ATGCATTTAATGTCAGTTGAAAATATATCAAAGAGCTATACAGAAAAGATGCTGTTTGAAAATGTCACTTTCGGTGTAGAATCTGGCGATAAGATCGGGATTATCGGAGTGAATGGAACAGGCAAATCTACGCTACTCAAAGTGATTGCAGGGCTCGAACAGCCAGATACCGGCAACATCTCGATGGGTAGATCAGTAAAGCTTCGGATGCTCTCGCAAGATCCCATCTTCGCGGCAGAAGAGACCGCTTTAGAGCACGTACTCGGAGGCGACTCTCCGCAGTTAGAGGCAGTAAGAGAGCATGCTGAGCTTTTGCTCGCTTTGGAGTTAAAGCCGAATGACGAGGCTTTGCAGCAACGATTGATCGTTGTGAATCAGCATATGGATGAACTAAATGCATGGGAGCTAGAAAGTGAAGCGAAGTCTGTGCTCACGAAGCTCGGCATTGAACAATATAACGTCAAGGTGGCGACTTTGTCGGGTGGACAACGGAAGCGCGTAGCGATGGCTGCGGCGCTTCTTCAGTCATCGGATATCTTAATTTTGGATGAGCCGACAAACCATATCGATAACGATTCGGTCGCGTGGCTCGAAAGCATGCTCCAGAAGCGCAAAGGTGCGCTGCTCATGATTACGCATGATCGGTATTTTCTAGATCGGGTCAGCAATCGTGTCATTGAGCTAGATCAGGGCAAAGCGTATTTCTATGAAGCGAACTATAGCCGGTTTTTGGAGCTGAAGCTAGAACGCGAAGAACGAGAGTCTGCAACTGAAGCGAAGCGTCAAAATTTGTTGCGCAATGAGCTCGCGTGGATTCGTAGAGGTGCGCAAGCGCGCTCGACGAAACAGAAAGCGAGAATTGATCGATTCGAAGCGTTAAAGGCGCAGACTCCGAAGGCTTCTGGAGGCAAGCTCGATGTATCGGTCGTGTCTGCAAGATTGGGACGAAAGATTATCGAAATTGAGCATATGACAAAGCGGTTTGGCGAGCGTACGTTAATTCGCGATTTGAGCTACATTGCAGTACCCGAGGATCGCGTAGGCATTGTCGGACGCAATGGTAGTGGCAAGTCGACGCTTTTGAAGCTAATTGCGGGGATGCTTACTCCTGATGAAGGTACGGTTGAACTTGGATCGACGGTAAAGCTGGGCTGGTTCAGTCAAGAGCATGAAGAGATGAACGAGTCGCTTCGTGTGATGGAATATATTCGCGAAGGTGCGGAGCAAGTTAAGCTATTGGATGGGTCGACGCTTTCAGCGGGTCAGATGCTCGAACGGTTTCTTTTTTCATCGGATATGCAGTGGACTGTAATCTCGAAGCTATCGGGTGGAGAAAAGCGTCGATTACAGCTACTTCGAGTATTGATGAATGCGCCGAACGTGCTATTGCTCGATGAACCAACGAATGATCTCGATATTGCGACATTGACGGTGCTCGAGGATTATTTGGATGACTATCTGGGTGTAGTTCTCACTGTATCGCATGATCGGTATTTCCTGGATCGTATTGCAGATCGCATCTTAGCATTCGAAGGTGAGGGTGTCATTACCCACCATACGGGCAACTACACAGATTACCAAGCTTATGCTGCAAAGCAAGAACAGGCTGAATCAGCACTGCAGAAGCCATCGGTAGAGGCGACTTCTGCAGTGACTGATTCATCGAGAACGGATGGCAGAGGTCGTGCGCTCAAGATGAGCTTTAAGGACCAGCGCGACTTTGAGCAGATTGATGGCTGGATTGCAGATACTGAAGCAGCTATTACTTCGGTGGCTGCGCAGATGGAGCTTGCGAGCAGTGATTCTGTCCGTTTGCAGGAGCTTGCATCGGAGCAGCAAGGTTTAGAACAAAAGCTGGATCAGCTTTTGGAGCGTTGGACGGAACTGAATGAGCTGGCTGAGCAAATTGAATTGAACAAGAAGTAA
- a CDS encoding ABC transporter ATP-binding protein — MSRLRTSELTLSYGNTQIVHELNVHIPDGQITALVGANGSGKSTILKSMARILNPAQGGVYLDGKLIHRQPTKDVAKQLAILPQNPTSPDGLTVRELVSFGRYPHLKGFGNLSTEDRAIVDWALQATGMSIFTDRAVDQLSGGQRQRAWIAMALAQGTEVLLLDEPTTFLDMAHQMEVMTLLEKLNREQHRTIVMVVHDLNHASKYAEHLVALKEGKVLYEGKPEDVMTSHMLQDVFGIDADIIPDPRSGKPLCLPYGLSTAEEKKVTEVTTNLDHHAHDERLTAIAN; from the coding sequence ATGTCACGATTACGCACATCAGAATTGACTTTATCTTATGGCAATACACAAATCGTTCATGAGTTGAATGTGCATATACCGGATGGGCAAATTACAGCATTGGTCGGTGCGAATGGGTCTGGAAAATCGACGATCCTGAAATCAATGGCGCGAATATTGAATCCTGCACAGGGAGGCGTATATTTGGATGGCAAGCTGATTCATCGCCAGCCAACGAAGGACGTGGCGAAGCAGCTAGCGATTTTGCCACAAAACCCGACATCACCTGATGGACTGACAGTGCGGGAGCTTGTTTCGTTCGGACGCTATCCTCATCTTAAAGGATTCGGCAATCTTTCCACAGAGGACAGAGCAATCGTCGATTGGGCGTTACAAGCGACAGGGATGTCCATTTTCACCGATCGTGCGGTCGATCAATTGTCGGGAGGACAGCGCCAGCGAGCATGGATTGCGATGGCTCTGGCCCAAGGTACAGAAGTTCTGCTACTTGATGAGCCGACTACATTTTTGGATATGGCGCACCAGATGGAAGTAATGACACTCTTAGAGAAGCTGAATCGTGAACAGCACCGAACAATCGTTATGGTCGTGCATGATTTGAATCATGCATCCAAATATGCAGAGCATCTCGTCGCTCTGAAGGAAGGTAAGGTTCTCTATGAAGGAAAGCCTGAAGATGTCATGACAAGTCATATGCTTCAAGACGTGTTCGGCATCGATGCGGACATCATCCCTGACCCGCGATCAGGCAAACCGCTATGTTTACCGTATGGACTTTCGACAGCTGAAGAGAAGAAAGTTACGGAAGTGACAACGAATCTAGATCACCATGCACATGATGAAAGACTCACGGCAATCGCGAACTAA
- a CDS encoding MoxR family ATPase, producing the protein MEKVTAEKAISAMIANVGSVVVGKEIVLEHLLIALLASGHVILEDVPGTGKTLLAKSLAKTLDCEVRRIQFTADLLPSDVTGINFYNLQAGQFELRRGPVFTNILLADELNRATPRTQSSLLECMEERQVTIDGQTHALSAPFLVIATQNPIDNQGTFPLPEAQLDRFMLCVNMGYPSVDEERAILRRFTTGDPLNTLQKVVSQQEIVQLQQLVPQTHVSEEVLKYLLAIITETRSNAEISFGASPRASLQLLKAAQARAVIHGRDFVTPDDVKALVKPVLAHRLILKDTFRGEATRADVILDHLLANIPVPTELSLGLK; encoded by the coding sequence TTGGAAAAGGTAACTGCAGAGAAAGCGATTTCAGCAATGATTGCAAATGTGGGCTCGGTTGTCGTAGGGAAAGAGATAGTGCTAGAGCATCTACTTATTGCGTTGCTTGCTTCTGGACATGTCATTCTTGAAGACGTTCCGGGTACGGGAAAAACACTACTAGCAAAGTCGCTAGCCAAAACACTCGATTGCGAAGTGCGCAGAATTCAATTCACAGCCGACTTGCTCCCTTCGGATGTTACAGGTATTAACTTTTACAACCTTCAGGCTGGGCAGTTCGAACTGCGGCGTGGCCCAGTATTTACGAATATATTGCTCGCAGATGAGCTTAATCGGGCAACGCCCCGTACACAATCAAGCTTGCTAGAATGTATGGAGGAGCGTCAAGTAACGATTGATGGACAGACGCATGCGCTGTCAGCGCCATTCCTCGTCATTGCAACGCAAAATCCAATCGATAATCAAGGCACATTCCCATTGCCTGAGGCACAACTCGACCGCTTTATGCTCTGTGTCAACATGGGCTATCCATCCGTGGACGAGGAACGGGCAATTTTGAGGCGGTTCACGACCGGGGATCCACTGAATACCTTGCAGAAGGTCGTCAGCCAGCAGGAGATCGTACAGCTACAACAGCTCGTCCCTCAAACGCATGTCAGTGAAGAGGTGTTGAAATACTTATTAGCTATTATTACTGAAACAAGGTCAAACGCTGAAATCTCATTCGGTGCGAGTCCTCGCGCTAGCCTGCAACTGCTTAAGGCAGCACAAGCGCGTGCAGTGATTCATGGACGTGACTTTGTAACTCCAGACGATGTGAAAGCTCTAGTAAAGCCTGTTCTCGCGCACCGTCTTATTTTGAAAGATACATTCCGGGGCGAGGCAACGAGAGCGGATGTTATACTTGATCATCTCTTAGCGAATATTCCGGTTCCAACAGAGCTATCGCTTGGGTTGAAATAA
- a CDS encoding DUF58 domain-containing protein encodes MAILIWIVLILSVCAVIQRRVYHYFGLKSLTYSRQLSTAQAFVGQKILLTETISNSKRLPMSWLRVESQLPAQLVFKHQERDTTINSGNQLQNHASLFTIPAYTEIVRKHEVVCIHRGCYRISSFTLSYGDILGIKSKTVAQDVIQEIVVFPKIIELRDFPLSVRQFMQSIHSMNSPLRENHYNVSGVRPYQGGDSMRMINWSATAKTGELLVHKRESMCNNDLILLINSELLDQAHNRRLMPEQFEQVLSYAASASQYMISNGGKIGLVFNGQVAGRTESLFRLPIKGGTSHLQAIWQAMARFEPVTRLGLTYVLEQFIAEQARSNNYLLLTGFIDPQQEALIGQLRRMGNTVETMLLYKEVAS; translated from the coding sequence ATGGCGATCCTGATCTGGATCGTCCTAATTTTGTCGGTATGTGCTGTCATACAACGTAGGGTGTATCATTACTTTGGGCTCAAGTCTCTAACGTATTCGAGACAATTGAGCACGGCTCAGGCATTCGTTGGACAGAAAATCTTGCTCACCGAGACGATATCCAATAGCAAGCGACTTCCAATGTCTTGGCTTCGCGTGGAGTCACAGCTACCTGCACAGTTGGTGTTCAAGCATCAAGAGAGGGATACAACGATAAATAGCGGCAATCAATTACAAAATCATGCGAGTCTTTTTACGATTCCGGCGTACACCGAGATTGTCCGTAAGCACGAAGTTGTGTGCATCCATCGGGGATGCTATCGGATTTCCAGCTTCACTCTTTCGTATGGTGACATCCTTGGCATAAAGAGTAAGACGGTCGCACAAGACGTTATCCAGGAGATCGTTGTCTTCCCGAAGATCATTGAATTGCGGGATTTTCCGCTGTCGGTGAGGCAGTTTATGCAAAGTATTCACAGCATGAACAGTCCATTGCGTGAAAATCACTACAATGTCTCTGGTGTTCGCCCTTATCAGGGTGGTGACTCGATGCGAATGATCAATTGGAGTGCAACGGCGAAGACTGGAGAGCTGCTCGTGCACAAGCGAGAAAGTATGTGCAACAACGATCTTATTTTGCTTATTAATTCAGAGCTTTTAGACCAAGCGCACAATCGGCGGCTAATGCCGGAGCAATTCGAACAGGTGCTCAGCTATGCGGCGTCAGCGAGTCAATATATGATTTCTAATGGTGGGAAAATAGGGCTGGTGTTCAACGGGCAAGTTGCGGGGAGGACGGAGTCTCTATTTCGTCTGCCTATTAAAGGTGGCACGTCGCATCTACAAGCGATATGGCAAGCGATGGCTCGGTTTGAGCCCGTAACGAGATTAGGCTTAACCTACGTTTTAGAGCAATTCATTGCAGAACAAGCGCGGAGTAACAACTATTTGCTCCTAACGGGGTTTATTGATCCGCAGCAGGAAGCGCTCATTGGGCAGCTTAGACGGATGGGCAACACAGTGGAGACTATGCTTCTGTATAAGGAGGTGGCCTCTTGA